The Nesterenkonia xinjiangensis genome contains a region encoding:
- a CDS encoding carbohydrate ABC transporter permease yields the protein MNFHAGPVAIVTKLFFTVLYGVPLLWIVLTSFKDSADVFEPSSALLFEPTAQAYTRNVNSNLIDALGQSVAIAVGATVLVLLISVPAAYALARVTHWSVTVGLIALIVLQMMPQTAMVIPLFRLFGDWGLLDSLAGVIIADAALLTPFATLLLRPFFRAVPMSLEESGALDGAGLFRTFWLIVLPLARNGVLTISSITFLLAWGEFLYAVSFMLSPGGYPLSALLSQQVSAFGIDWPGLMALAVLTSIPILIVFISSYRLLRDGLTVGAVK from the coding sequence ATGAATTTCCACGCCGGGCCGGTGGCGATCGTCACCAAGCTGTTCTTCACGGTGCTCTACGGAGTGCCGCTGCTGTGGATCGTTCTGACCTCGTTCAAAGACTCCGCGGACGTGTTCGAACCTTCGTCGGCGCTGCTCTTCGAACCGACAGCCCAGGCCTATACACGGAACGTGAACAGCAATCTCATCGATGCGCTCGGTCAGTCTGTGGCGATCGCTGTCGGGGCCACCGTTCTGGTGCTCCTGATCTCCGTCCCTGCCGCCTACGCACTGGCCAGAGTGACTCATTGGTCGGTCACGGTCGGGCTGATCGCGCTCATCGTCCTGCAGATGATGCCTCAGACAGCCATGGTCATCCCCCTGTTCAGGCTCTTCGGCGACTGGGGACTGCTGGACTCGCTGGCCGGGGTGATCATCGCCGACGCCGCGCTGCTCACACCGTTCGCCACTCTGCTGCTTCGGCCGTTCTTCCGAGCGGTGCCCATGTCTCTGGAGGAATCCGGGGCATTGGACGGGGCAGGGCTGTTCCGTACCTTTTGGCTGATCGTCCTGCCGCTGGCGCGCAACGGAGTGCTGACCATCAGCTCCATCACCTTCCTGCTGGCCTGGGGCGAATTCCTCTACGCGGTGAGCTTCATGCTCAGCCCCGGAGGGTATCCGCTGTCCGCGCTGCTGTCCCAGCAGGTGTCCGCCTTCGGAATCGACTGGCCGGGCCTGATGGCTCTGGCCGTCCTGACGTCCATCCCCATCCTGATCGTCTTCATCTCCAGCTACCGCCTGCTGCGCGACGGACTGACCGTCGGCGCGGTGAAGTAG